Within Candidatus Hydrogenedentota bacterium, the genomic segment GCGCCGGCCACCTTGTAACCCTCCGGCGTAGCCAGGTGCCCGTCGGGGTCGATGCTGAACTGCCCGTTGCGGGTGTAGCGCTCGCCCTGCGGCGTGAGCACCGTGAAGTATCCCGGTCCGTTAAGCGCCAGGCTCAGGGGATCTTCGGTGACCCGGAGCGATCCGGCGGCGAGGTTGCTGAACGATTCCACGCCCTTGACGCCGCCGGCCGGCGCCGCCTCGGTGTTGAAGTAGAAGGGGTGGAGGGCTTTTTGTGCGAAGACCTGGTAAAACCCGAGCTGCACCGGCTGCAAGCGCTTGTACCCCGGCGTGGCCACGTTCGCCAGGTTGTTGGAGATGATGTCCTGCCGCTGCTCGACCGCGATCATGCCGGTGGCGGCGGTGTAGAGGCCGGTAATCATGGTTGCGGATGCTTCCTCTCGCTATATGGACGCCCCGCGGGGCGATGATCGACGTGTTGGCCTGGGCATGTAATCCCGCGACGGATCCGGAAGTCGTAACGAACAACCAGGGTGCGCCAGGCCAACGACACTTGGGATTCGAATGAATAGGGATTCAAACGAACGCCTGTGGAAGGGCAAGTCGCGTGCCAATGCGGGAGCCCCCGGAAAATAAGGCCGGCGCGCGATCGGCGCGCTCCGGACCTGCACATCTTGCCGCACGAGAAGGAAAGTTTTGCACCCCGGCGCGCGCCGGGGTTTCGCCCAACTTGCAGGCCCGCCGGCGGGCGGATGACAATAGCGCCCCATGAGCTTTCCCGACTTTTCGACCAAAGCCGAGGCCCGCGACTGGGCCCGGCGCGTGCGCGCGGCCATTTCGCTGGCGGACCGGGCCCGTATGAGCCGCACAATCGCGGAGCGTCTGGCCGCCGACCCCCGATTCGTCGGAGCGAGCGCCGTATTGACCTATGCGGGCGCCAAGGCGGGCGAACTGGACACGCGCCCCGTGATGGAACACGCGTGGCGTCTCGGGAAACGGGTGCTCGTACCCCTGACGCGGCCCGGCGGCGCGCTGGCATGGTCGGCGTTACGCGCGTGGGCGGATCTGGAGGCAACACGTCTCGGCCTGCTGGAGCCGCGACCCGGGGCCGTGGATCTGGTGGTTCCGGATGGGGGGCTGTGCATCACGCCCGGGCTGTGCTTCCGGGCGGATGGACATCGGATCGGCTTTGGCGGGGGCTACTTCGATCGCTTTCTCGCGGGTTTTCGCGGGACGCCGATCGCCCTGGCGCCGGATGCGATCTGGGGCGTGCGGTTTCCGGTGGAGCCGCACGACATCCCGGTTGAGGCGGTGATAACGGAGACGGCCATCCGCGAAGCGCGCGGTTAGGTGCGCCGCCTATTTCCGCAACAGGCGCAAGATCTCTTTGTGAATCGCCCCGTTGGTGATCAGTACGCCCTGTTTTCCGTCAAAAAGCCGAAGCGGCTTCCCATCGAGCCGCGAGGCCATTCCCCCCGCCTCCTCCACGATCAACTGCGCCGCCGCATAGTCCCAGGGGTTGAGGGTCATGTGGACGAACGCGTCGAGATCCGCCGAGGCGATTTGCCCGATCGAGGCCACGGCGGAACCGTGGCAACGCAATTGCCCGGCCTGCCGGAAAAGCTCCTGACCCCGCTCCAGCCAGGCGTCCCGATCTTCAACGCCGCCGAAATCGAGATCCACGCGCGCCTCGGCCAGCGACTGGACCTCGGAGACGACCAGGCGCCGGTCGCCGCAAAAGGCGCCCTGACCCTCCTCGGCGAGATAGATGAGGTCCATCCCGGGCAGACCAATGCCCGAGGCGACCGTGCGGCCATGAATGGCGAATGCGATCGAGATGGCGTAGACCGGAAAGATGCCGCGGACGAAGTTGTTGGTGCCGTCGATGGGATCCATAATCCAGCAACGGGCGGACGGGTCGTGTGGCGCACGCGCGAACTCGCCCTCTTCCGCCACGACCTGATCGCCCGGGAAGTTGCGCCTAATCTGGTCGACCGCGCGCTTTTGCAGGGTCAGGTCGACCTCGGTGAGCAGATCATTGGCGTTGCGCTTGGAGGTCACGGTGATGGCCTCGCGCGCGGCGAACTTCTCCCGGGCGTAGGCCATGTTTTCGACCAGGAATTTCTTGATGAAGCCGATTTCCGTCATGAAGCGCTCCGCACGGGGCCAACCGGCGCCCCGCCTGCCGTGGCATCCCGACGCGAATGCGGACGAATGCTCACTATTAAAGATTTTGTAACATATTAACAGGTCGAAGGGGAGCACGCCAAGCCTTCCATGAGCGCTCCACAGGCTCTTCGAGGGCCTCGGAGGCCCTTCGAGTGACAAAAATTGTCGCGATGCGCCGCCAAATGTTGTCAACAAACTACCTCCGGCGCTCCCACTCTCCGAAACCTGGCCGGACACCTACTGTGTAAGTCCTTTTTTTACAGAATGTTATGATTTTTATTCCGCGGTGGTGCGCCGTTGGCACGACGCTTGCCTTTAAGCCAGTCGAGAGTTGAAAGCAATGGAGAGCGGCGCGAACACCGCTCGATACAT encodes:
- a CDS encoding flagellar hook-basal body protein, producing MITGLYTAATGMIAVEQRQDIISNNLANVATPGYKRLQPVQLGFYQVFAQKALHPFYFNTEAAPAGGVKGVESFSNLAAGSLRVTEDPLSLALNGPGYFTVLTPQGERYTRNGQFSIDPDGHLATPEGYKVAGATGEPIEVNGASVTVSQDGAVLVDGLAAGTLQLIEFAQPERLEREGENLFRASDAVLEQSGAAGETQISQGAIELSNVQLPLEMTNMMLGLRAYEANQKVIQAIDASTSRLIDQVAAQ
- a CDS encoding inositol monophosphatase produces the protein MTEIGFIKKFLVENMAYAREKFAAREAITVTSKRNANDLLTEVDLTLQKRAVDQIRRNFPGDQVVAEEGEFARAPHDPSARCWIMDPIDGTNNFVRGIFPVYAISIAFAIHGRTVASGIGLPGMDLIYLAEEGQGAFCGDRRLVVSEVQSLAEARVDLDFGGVEDRDAWLERGQELFRQAGQLRCHGSAVASIGQIASADLDAFVHMTLNPWDYAAAQLIVEEAGGMASRLDGKPLRLFDGKQGVLITNGAIHKEILRLLRK
- a CDS encoding 5-formyltetrahydrofolate cyclo-ligase — encoded protein: MSFPDFSTKAEARDWARRVRAAISLADRARMSRTIAERLAADPRFVGASAVLTYAGAKAGELDTRPVMEHAWRLGKRVLVPLTRPGGALAWSALRAWADLEATRLGLLEPRPGAVDLVVPDGGLCITPGLCFRADGHRIGFGGGYFDRFLAGFRGTPIALAPDAIWGVRFPVEPHDIPVEAVITETAIREARG